The following proteins come from a genomic window of Clostridia bacterium:
- the hisB gene encoding imidazoleglycerol-phosphate dehydratase HisB produces MGRKAVITRATGETDIALTLELDGQGVMQGTTGIGFFDHMLQQLVRHGGLNLDLTRVTGDLAVDAHHTVEDVGICLGRALSQAIGDKTGIQRYGSAWIPMDDALVLAVVDLSGRPYLSMQVALPQGRVGDFDTELVEEFWRAFTLHGGVTLHVKQETGHNTHHIIEAVFKAVGRALRQAVSFDPREKGIPSTKGIL; encoded by the coding sequence ATGGGAAGAAAAGCAGTGATTACCCGCGCCACCGGGGAAACAGACATTGCCTTGACGCTGGAACTGGACGGTCAAGGAGTCATGCAGGGAACCACGGGCATAGGCTTTTTCGATCACATGCTGCAGCAGCTGGTGCGCCACGGGGGCTTAAATTTGGATTTGACCAGGGTAACGGGGGATCTGGCCGTCGATGCCCATCACACGGTGGAAGATGTGGGTATCTGCCTGGGCCGGGCCTTGAGCCAGGCTATCGGCGACAAGACAGGCATCCAGCGTTACGGCAGTGCTTGGATACCTATGGATGATGCTTTGGTGCTGGCGGTGGTTGATCTCAGCGGCCGGCCATATCTCAGCATGCAAGTGGCTTTGCCGCAAGGTAGAGTAGGGGACTTTGATACGGAGCTGGTGGAAGAATTCTGGCGCGCTTTTACCCTGCATGGAGGGGTAACACTGCATGTTAAGCAGGAGACAGGACACAACACCCATCACATTATTGAGGCGGTATTCAAAGCGGTAGGTCGAGCCCTCCGGCAAGCCGTATCCTTCGATCCAAGGGAGAAGGGCATCCCTTCTACCAAAGGTATACTGTAA
- the hisD gene encoding histidinol dehydrogenase, whose amino-acid sequence MLRIIDSQDPVVEELRKAGQISGYEVLPQVMEIIDTVRRDGDRALYDYTERFDGASLAGKGLQVTAGEIEAAYDEVTPGFLKALRQAKENIINFHRRQLEKSWWQVDEAGNILGQLYRPLTRVGLYVPGGRAAYPSSVLMTALPGLVAGVKELVMVTPPGRNGTVNPYTLVAAKEAGVTEIYKIGGAQAVAALTYGTETINPVDKIVGPGNIYVTMAKKLCYGDVDIDMLAGPSEILIIADQTANPVFLAADLLSQAEHDPLARSILITPERDLAEKTAREVMKQLAELPRREIAGRSLEHRGAIIITADLGEAFDLANRFAPEHLELCLDQPFSWLGRVENAGAVFLGHYSPESLGDYYAGPNHVLPTGGTARFSSPLNVDMYMKKTSLIGYTQAGLLEAAEAVEELARVEGLAAHGRAVAVRRRVAAWEEKQ is encoded by the coding sequence GTGCTGCGCATTATTGACAGTCAGGATCCCGTGGTGGAGGAGTTAAGAAAAGCGGGACAAATCAGCGGCTATGAAGTACTGCCGCAAGTCATGGAAATTATTGATACGGTGCGACGGGACGGGGACCGGGCATTATATGACTACACGGAGCGGTTTGACGGGGCTTCCCTGGCCGGTAAAGGACTGCAGGTGACCGCCGGGGAAATCGAGGCTGCTTATGACGAAGTCACGCCGGGTTTTTTGAAAGCTTTAAGACAGGCCAAAGAAAACATTATTAATTTTCACCGCCGGCAGCTGGAGAAATCCTGGTGGCAGGTGGATGAGGCAGGCAATATTCTGGGCCAGCTCTACCGGCCCTTGACCCGGGTGGGGTTATATGTGCCCGGGGGCAGGGCGGCCTACCCCTCTTCCGTGTTGATGACGGCGCTGCCCGGCCTGGTAGCCGGGGTGAAAGAACTGGTGATGGTGACACCGCCGGGCAGGAACGGTACCGTTAATCCTTATACCCTGGTGGCCGCCAAGGAAGCGGGGGTCACGGAGATCTATAAAATAGGCGGAGCGCAGGCCGTGGCCGCTCTGACTTATGGTACCGAGACCATCAATCCTGTGGATAAAATTGTCGGACCTGGGAATATTTATGTCACGATGGCGAAAAAACTATGTTACGGTGATGTGGATATTGACATGCTGGCTGGGCCCAGTGAGATCTTGATTATCGCCGACCAAACGGCCAACCCGGTCTTTTTGGCCGCGGATCTCCTCTCCCAGGCGGAGCACGATCCCCTGGCCCGTTCCATTTTAATTACCCCGGAGAGAGACTTGGCGGAAAAAACGGCCCGGGAAGTCATGAAACAGCTGGCGGAGCTGCCTAGGCGGGAGATCGCCGGCCGGTCGCTGGAGCACAGGGGGGCCATAATTATCACCGCCGACCTGGGAGAGGCTTTCGATTTGGCCAACCGTTTTGCCCCGGAACACTTGGAATTATGCTTAGACCAGCCTTTTAGCTGGTTGGGCCGGGTGGAAAACGCCGGTGCCGTTTTCCTGGGGCATTATTCGCCGGAATCCCTGGGAGACTATTATGCTGGGCCCAATCATGTCCTGCCTACCGGGGGTACGGCCCGTTTCTCCTCACCCCTAAATGTGGACATGTACATGAAAAAGACCAGCTTGATTGGTTACACCCAAGCCGGCTTGCTGGAGGCAGCGGAGGCCGTGGAGGAACTGGCCCGGGTAGAAGGCCTGGCTGCTCACGGGAGGGCCGTGGCGGTGCGCAGGAGGGTGGCGGCATGGGAAGAAAAGCAGTGA